The stretch of DNA tgggagacagaggacagggacagacagtcacagtgacagtgcagaaagagacacaggacacaggacaaagacagacagtcacagagacaaactgacacaggagacacaggacagagacacagacagtcacagagacacagggcAGAGCTAGACAGTGAGTAAAATAAGCCACAGGGCAGAGAAAGTgacagaatacacacacacaaagacagtcacagaacaaatacacacaggccatacagacacacagcctctctcctgcccatgcTGCTTCATCCTCTGGCAGCCACAACTCAagttcctgacacctcctcctgtttggctgCATTTCCCAGCCAATGAAGATTTAGGAAACTGCTCAGCACACTAGCAACTGCCCTGTTCTCTCCCTATCCTGGGAGAATGGGGAATTTCCATGACCCATTTTGATTCTATCATGGAACCCCAGGGTGCAGCGGAACCTTCCCATCCTCTTACAGAACCCCAAGCTGcgtggaaccctggttgggaaacaTTGCTCTAATGTCtatttatcaaggcaaaagtggtgcaattctgggggggggggggggaatctgtgcTACATGTATAACAGAGAACAATCCCCACATTCACATGACTAGAACTCTCATTCATCTGCTGCAGATATGTTAATGTCCCAGAATTGCCCCACATttcccttgatacatagacccctctGTGCCTTTGTTCAGTGCTTTCTCTCTTTGTCTCTGCACTTTTTAACACTAGCTGCACAGACAATGTCTCCCAAACCAGTGCCTGCGTTAATTTGGGACAGCAGCCTGACAAGGAGTCGCTCAGTGGTAACGTGCATAACACTGGTAATGTAATCACTGTTTTACTTTGCGGTTCATTGTTTGGTGACTTGATCTTTTGATTAAAATTCAAGATACAGGTTTATAAGTCACTGGACTAGTTGAACAGAGAGGAAGAAAGATACTCAAGGTCAACATGAAGTATCCAGCTCCACCTTAGTATCAGCGTCATCATCTCCTTCCTTACAGCCCTGGTCATACCGCTCATTAAAGGCATTTTCCAACATGGCCGGTATGGACTTCCTAAAGTGGTCCTTAAAGTCTTTGCCCAAGAAGACATAGAGGATGGGATTGAGGCAACTGTTGGAGTAAGCCAGGCAAGTACAAATGGAGACAGGtgccatagaaacaaaaaaatatgtgTTATTCAGGGATAATATAATTGGGCATATGTGATATGGAAACCAGCAGCAAAAGAAGCAGACCACAATGGCACTGATAACCTTGAAAGGTCGCCGAGACCTAGTAGGCCTTTTAATTCTATTTATTTTGAAAACTATAAAACCATAACAGACCAGGATAATGGTAAAGGGGATCACAAACATGGAGACAAACCTTGTGATAATCATAGCCTGGTTCCTTACATTCCATTTATTCAATTTGTTATAGTCAATTGTTCTATCATCAGAGGGAGGAACTGCATAGTCCAGATAACACCTAGAATAATTGTTATAGTAGTTATGGACATTATAAAAAGCCAGATTTGGGGCACTGATGATCAGAGAGAACACCCAAATAAATACTGCAATGGTGGACGCTAACCTGGGTGTCCGGTGTATTTTGGCCCAAAACGGCCACAAGATTGACACACAGCGGTCAATGCTGATGACTGTTAAGAAAGAGACACTAGAAAGCATGTTTAGGAACAGTATGGTGATGCTGACCTTGCATAGTATTTGACCAAAGGGCCAGTGGTGCCTCATATAATACTTTGTGATCTCAAAGGGAAGAAAGATATTAAATATAAAGTCAGCCACGGCTAGGTTGAGGAACCACACGGCACTGACTGTCTTCATCTTGAAGCCAGCAATCCAGATGACTAAACCATTACCTATAGTCCCCAGGATGAATGTGATACTGAAACAAGTGATGTTTAGGTATGGTATGACATATATAATGAATAAATATGTCTCTATATACATAAATCTGTCCTCAGTGCTGTTGTTGGTGGGATAAACAGGTGGAACTGGCGTCTCCATGCTGGCTGCTCTCCTGCCACACACAAGGAATATAAAATACAAAGAAGAATATGGTGAGTACTCAGAACTGATTGAGCTTTCACTTTATAAAATAATATCAAATACTCCCCCAACAATATTGCACAAAACGAGAATACATAAATAACCCTATCACTCCATCACATACAAACTCATCACATATTAATAAAGCCACATTAAAAAAGTGCAACAATAGATACATTGACCAATGGCAAAATAGCATTTTTAACACAAATAAATGTATctcaatagaaaaatatataacgTGTAGGCAGGAGCATGCTAACTACTCAGTACATTATAATGGTCACTAAATAGAACTCACTGCCCTTGTACTGAAAACAAACTAAATGCAGGAGTGAGATCCCCAGTAACTATTGAGGTGCACACAATGAGAGTAGATATTATGCAGCAGCTGGTGgctgggtggtgggtgggtgggtgggtgggtgggtgggtgggagtgagacTGGAAGATTATATACAGCACATGTGATGACTTCCTCGTTTCTGTGCTCTCAGCGCAGCACTCACACTGTGTTCAGTATCAAGCTCAACGCAGTCATTCCCATTACCGTAGGTCACCAAACATCtactgcaggagtggccaactccagtcctcaagggccaccaccaaagGTCAGgaattcaggatatccctgcttcagcacaggtggctcaatctttgattgAGACATTAAttacgccacctgtgctgaagcagatatatcctgaatacctgaacttgtggtggcccttgaggactggagtttaccaCCTCTGCTTTATTCCAATGCATCTTAAGGCCTCATGGGAGCAATTACTGTGATTGTAATCATGTTTCCATAGAGCTGTCACTTAGGTAAatagctacatagtagatgaggttgaaaaaagacttacggtatgtccatcaagtacaacctatATTAAATTTAGACAGTTGAGGGTTAATGCCCCGATGTAAATGACTAATGTCTGTTGAGGATCAACTAAAAAATGTTCATTCTGGATCAGGTAAATTATCTGCCATCAGACCTTGGTGAATAACACTCTTGCTGAACTATCCCACCCCCAACCTCAGTACCATGACCCATAACTATCTCCCAATTCCAATCAATTAAGTCTTTCCCATTATTTCTTGCTTGGCTCCCACCCACCAACCCCCCAGTTTAAGATCGTCTCCAACCTTATAGTCATCATCCCAACCAACACAGCAGATCTCTCTTTCTTCAGGCGTGTACTAAAAGGTCAGCACCTCTTAGAAAAGGATCCCACAGTTCTCTACCCTCACCGCCACCCCACCTATTCTTCAACTTCCAGCACCAGAAAAACCTCTGACCTGCTTCTTTAATATGATGTACAGAATAGTGTCATTTGTGTAAACACATGTGTGCATCAAACCAACAATGTGTGTCTGTAACAGTCATACAGATATacagtagtgtacacattagaattaattgcaattcatgaatatctgccacctggcggttACGCGAAGAATTTcccccaattaaatccaaaccattataattaaacagatcaaccgcgggtgCTGGGCGGCGCGAATGCGGGGATGCCCAATTTATTGCGCGTGGAATTCAGAAGATGCAACCGCTACGCccccgagaagtgttaaaataaaggctggcgcagcagcagcagacattaTTAACCCTTTAACATGAGGAGTTGTATTAATGACGCGTTACCACGTGCGCCATAGGAACTATCATAACTTGTATGTTCGTGCCCTTTAATGCGATGtgaatgtatatatttgtatggtATTCAGGCTTAACAGGTTCAGTAAAGTCTACTACATCTGTAGCAGTGTGTTACTAATACAGAGAGTGACATTGGTTTGCAACGTACAGAACAATATGTATCTTTCACACACAGAGAAATGTGTCTCTGGAGCATGCAGAGGAAGGGGGAGAACTTCCACTCGGGTTTTGGTGCTAAAAATGTGTTTGTGATTTAATCAAATTATGGAAAAACCTTAAAGAGCCAGAACCTCAAAACGTCATTATCTCAGGGATTATACGGttatgttatcaaaatcagtaacggaCGTCAGTAACACTGTGTTATTGAGATTGGAATATACCCATTAGCCCTTTAAGATGTATTAACGCCTTACCTGTACCTACCAGTAACATACAGTCAGTACCTGCAAACTGTGAGAAGAAAAAACTAATAGTCTATGAGATAAGGAATGTATCTGATAGCCTACAGCAACCCCCCAAACAGTCACTGTGTCAGCTCTGTGCAATATGCACATGCTATTTGGTATGCAAAGGAACAACTATCATCATATTAAGTATTCCCCAACTATTAAATAAAGTGTCAGACAGCTCAAATCTCACAAATGTGTCCAGTGTACTGTACCTCAGCCTGGCGAgattggtagtgtgtgtgtgtgtgtgtgtgtgtgtgtgtgtgtgtgtgtgtgtgtgtgtgtgtgtgtgtgtgtgtgtgtgtgtgtgtgtgtgtgtgtgtgtgtgtgtgtgtgtgtgtgtgtgtgtgtgtccgtgtgtgtgtgtgtgtgtgtgtgtgtctctgtgtctctgtgtctctgtgtgtgtataaatatttgaatatattttaataataacaCTGCGGGATTTATTAGTTAGATGTAACATAATTAGACtacatttcttatttttattaacatttacAGGTTACGCTATCAAAAATGACTGATAAAATAATTATGCGCTTTTTTAACCATTAATCAcattattttaaccctttcaccatATTACAATAATCAGTTCAATCTACTAAAGCCTGCACATCTCCGCATTGCTTCCCGGTCCTGAATGTTACAAATCACAACATAGGGTAGATCTCAAATACTGAATATCTCTATCGCACCCCAAATATAAAATGAATTAATTGGAATACCTTGTGTCTTCTCATTTAGATCTgctcccctcttctccttcagCTGAGGAGATCAGATCGTCTCACTGTGGATATACCCCCTCTGTGAAACAGGCTCCTTTCTGCTCCTGTAACTTGGTTGACTCTACCAAAAATCCTTGCTGGGACAGTGCTGAGATAGGCTGCATGGAACCCGCTGCTTGGACAGTCTACTGGGACAATCTTCTGGGACAGTTTcctgggacactctgctgggaccggctgctgggacagtctgctgggaccggctgctgggaccgtctgctgggaccggctgctgggaccgtctgctgggacaggctgctgggacaggctgctgggaccgtctgctgggacaggcggctgggacaggcggctgggacactctgctgggaccggctgctgggacaggcGGCTGGGACAGTCGgctgggaccggctgctgggacactctgctgcgactggctgctgggacaggctgctgggacactctgctgggacaggcggctgggacaggctgctgggaccggcagctgggaccggctgctgggaccggctgctgggacCTGCGGTCTCCTCTGGGCTGGCACTGTTACTGCTCTCACAGAACTGCAATCTTATAATTACAGATCCATCACATTGGGCATTAAAGTTCTGGGCTAATAATCCTGATTGGCTGATGTGATGTGACTCAGAATACAGGAGGATCACATTCTGAGATAGAGTAACTGCTCTAACCGTATATGGTGTGACAGTTATTTAATGTTATCGGTATAATCCTTTCTCTGTTGATCATGGGATCCATGTAGAGACATATGTAACACCGCTGTCCCACCCGGCTGCATAGAGATAGCGTGTACATGCATAAcagtccatacatacatatatctttATGACAGGGTTAGACCTGCTCATATTTTGTTTAGCTCAGTGGTTCTCTCTTATCTCAGGGTCATCTTTTCCTAGTGGGGTCAGACCAGGGCTGTTTAGGAGGAAATTGCAGTTGCAGGTACAAGAATAGGaaaagggtgccaggaactttgcaACTTGATGATGTTTATTGAACGTCTCTAGGAACCCACACACTGAATCAATGAATACGTATTTAGTTAAAGCAAATAGCACAGGACAAGACAgcagcatcaggacaggctttcaggggaACCTTAATAGGGACTAACACCAGAGTAACCTCTCCCCCTCCAGACAGGAGATCCATTCAGACATGGGAACACTAGAACCTCCAGACCTATATTGCACAGGGAGTATGGTTCCACCTATGGTCCCTCCCTGTAAGCGTCTGATGGTTACCTATGTTCTAGGACCCTGCATCTTCCGGAATCTCATCCCCGTCTGTTAACCAAGGTCAGGAGGGTTGTTCTAGGTTCTAGCCTGCCTGGTCTGCTCAGCTTCACCTGGAACTGCGGGTGTATTACCTGGGGTCCCTCTCTTAGAGAAAGACCCCACGCAGGAAACTCCTTTGGGATCCCCCTCTCCCTGGATATGTGTGGTGTTCTTTACCCTTGAAGCCAGAGGCTTCTAGGTAGACTGGACACATCTACTCCCCTCCTCCCATTGGAGAGGACAGGGCCTCACCCCTAGATAGGAATGAACACATACTCCCTAAGGAGCACTGCACTGCACTTCATTTGGAGGAACCCACATCTTTATACAGTAGGAGGAGCCAGGCTAGTctgccccagtaactgggcagaatcAACTGTAGCCAGGCCCTCATGCTGTCATGTGGTCCCAGCAGCTCACAGGCCCAGACATGTGCCTATAAGCTGCTATATAATTGAAATATGAGGTGATGTGATCTCAGCAGCTTGTGGCTtattaaccctggcactgcctgctgTTACTGTACCAGGACTGACGTGCCAGGCCATAGAAATGTAGCAGGGTGCTACACATAGGATCCACAGATTTGGTACCTATATCCGATCCACACGTGGAAATCTGAAGAACTATTGTACACTAAAAAAATACTGCccagaatagcagaggttgtgagttctgatcctgttgggccgGCTGGAGCATGAGTATACAGTATCTCATAAGATGCctttatttttactttgtttgtgagtgttcaTTTGTGAGCTTTTTGGAATAAATTGTATTTGGTTTTATAACAGCAATGCACTACTGTAGGTTTGGGCACTTTTTCTCTTTAttctttatttgtgtgtgtgtgtatagtatctaatacaggggggcgcaaacttttttccctgcgcccccctgccggctgtcccctcactaccgcgcccccctcccaaccccaacttacccgcgctccggcgtaatgacgtcacgttgccatagcaacgtgacgtcacatgacctcgcagcgtcattttgacgccgcattgccatggcgacacagggaggaagccgccggagccatggtaagttaggtttacagaggccctgcagctcccccggcacttaattcaagtgccttcgggaagcgcgcggggcctctgtaaaccccgcgccccccgtcggcagtgtcgcgccccccctgggggtcgcgccccacagtttgcgcaccgctgatctaataTATCTGATAATGCAGATTGAGGTGGATTCCACATAGATGGAAGCAATGGTGTTTCCCGACATTAGAACTTGGAAAGTGAGCAGGCCAGGAAAGTCTAGTCCCATTGGATATTACTGCTTCCTATTGGTGGGTTAAGTTTCTCCTCCCATGCAACATGGTCATTCAATACTTCCTGTAATT from Ascaphus truei isolate aAscTru1 chromosome 6, aAscTru1.hap1, whole genome shotgun sequence encodes:
- the LOC142496594 gene encoding N-formyl peptide receptor 3-like; protein product: METPVPPVYPTNNSTEDRFMYIETYLFIIYVIPYLNITCFSITFILGTIGNGLVIWIAGFKMKTVSAVWFLNLAVADFIFNIFLPFEITKYYMRHHWPFGQILCKVSITILFLNMLSSVSFLTVISIDRCVSILWPFWAKIHRTPRLASTIAVFIWVFSLIISAPNLAFYNVHNYYNNYSRCYLDYAVPPSDDRTIDYNKLNKWNVRNQAMIITRFVSMFVIPFTIILVCYGFIVFKINRIKRPTRSRRPFKVISAIVVCFFCCWFPYHICPIILSLNNTYFFVSMAPVSICTCLAYSNSCLNPILYVFLGKDFKDHFRKSIPAMLENAFNERYDQGCKEGDDDADTKVELDTSC